A single window of Actinoallomurus bryophytorum DNA harbors:
- a CDS encoding GNAT family N-acetyltransferase, producing MTAGGAPAGLPAHIRLSGLGLVLREWTADDLPVMVELFDDPQVGNRTPLRSPFDLTAAHVYLDKARQDRAAGRRLQLAITTDGDHPKGEILLARTGDHGGDAELAYAIGPLHRRQRLATRAVRLITGYAYDVLAMSQVLLRIAEHNHASAAVARGAGFELTGADPITRGGSLHAWRHREQARRDGSRW from the coding sequence ATGACCGCCGGCGGCGCACCGGCCGGGCTCCCGGCCCACATCCGACTCTCCGGGCTCGGACTCGTCCTGCGGGAATGGACCGCTGATGACCTGCCGGTGATGGTCGAGCTGTTCGACGACCCTCAGGTCGGCAACCGGACTCCGCTGCGCTCACCCTTCGACCTGACCGCCGCACACGTCTACTTGGACAAGGCCCGCCAGGACCGCGCCGCCGGCCGTCGTCTCCAACTCGCCATCACCACCGATGGCGACCACCCCAAAGGCGAGATCCTGCTCGCCCGCACCGGCGACCACGGCGGCGACGCCGAACTCGCCTACGCCATCGGCCCCCTCCACCGCCGCCAACGACTGGCCACCCGCGCGGTGCGACTGATCACCGGCTACGCCTACGACGTCCTGGCGATGAGCCAGGTCCTCCTCCGCATCGCCGAACACAATCACGCCAGCGCCGCCGTCGCCCGCGGCGCAGGTTTCGAACTCACCGGCGCCGACCCCATCACCCGAGGCGGCAGCCTCCACGCCTGGCGCCACCGCGAACAGGCGCGCCGCGACGGCTCCCGCTGGTGA
- a CDS encoding SMP-30/gluconolactonase/LRE family protein, translating into MELTAEPCSPVRVEHAEGPFWDGERFGWVDIMAGHLWVAGFDGTALTDPRSYDVGRPLGAAVPRSGGGWLLAAGTAFLSLDEDGTVTPLTDDLADASVVRMNDGKCDPAGRFWAGTMEYDESRPVASLYVFDGAVRTVLDDVTISNGLAWSPDHRAMYYIDTPTKRIDVFDYDEHTGEVSGRRTFAEVEGGDPDGMTVDDEGFLWVALWGGGAVRRFDPSGRPVGTVRLPVTNVSSCCFGGPGGDTLFITTSQQGLSPERRAAEPDAGRIFRVEPGVTGRPGTRFA; encoded by the coding sequence ATGGAACTCACGGCGGAGCCCTGTTCGCCGGTGCGGGTCGAGCACGCCGAGGGCCCGTTCTGGGACGGTGAGAGGTTCGGCTGGGTGGACATCATGGCCGGGCACCTGTGGGTGGCCGGCTTCGACGGCACGGCCCTCACCGATCCCCGGTCCTACGACGTCGGACGCCCGCTCGGCGCGGCCGTCCCGCGTAGCGGGGGCGGCTGGCTCCTCGCCGCCGGCACCGCCTTCCTCTCGCTCGACGAGGACGGCACGGTGACGCCGCTGACCGATGACCTGGCCGACGCGTCCGTGGTCCGGATGAACGACGGCAAGTGCGACCCGGCCGGACGGTTCTGGGCCGGGACGATGGAGTACGACGAGTCGCGGCCCGTCGCGTCGCTGTACGTCTTCGACGGCGCCGTCCGTACCGTCCTGGACGACGTCACGATCTCGAACGGGCTGGCGTGGAGTCCCGACCATCGCGCGATGTACTACATCGACACCCCGACCAAGCGCATCGACGTGTTCGACTACGACGAGCACACCGGCGAGGTGTCCGGACGGCGGACGTTCGCCGAGGTCGAGGGCGGAGATCCCGACGGCATGACCGTCGACGACGAGGGTTTCTTGTGGGTGGCGCTGTGGGGCGGCGGCGCGGTACGCCGCTTCGACCCGTCCGGGCGGCCGGTGGGTACGGTCCGGCTGCCGGTGACGAACGTCTCGAGCTGCTGCTTCGGTGGTCCCGGCGGCGACACTCTGTTCATCACGACGTCGCAGCAGGGGCTCTCACCCGAGCGACGAGCCGCCGAACCGGACGCCGGGCGGATCTTCCGCGTCGAACCGGGCGTCACCGGCAGGCCCGGCACGCGGTTCGCCTGA
- a CDS encoding carboxymuconolactone decarboxylase family protein: MTREERYEHGLKVLREIDGEAGQKVVDSLADISPELGNQVVSWAFGDIYARPGLPPRDRQLVTLGMLTALGGCEPQLEVHINAALNVGLSPAEIVEALLHSAVYCGMPRALNATFVAKKVFAERDLLPVVT; encoded by the coding sequence ATGACCCGCGAAGAACGCTACGAGCACGGCCTGAAGGTCCTGCGGGAGATCGACGGCGAGGCCGGGCAGAAGGTCGTCGACTCTCTCGCCGACATCTCGCCCGAGCTCGGCAACCAGGTCGTCTCCTGGGCGTTCGGCGACATCTACGCCCGCCCCGGCCTGCCGCCCCGCGACCGGCAGCTCGTCACCCTCGGCATGCTCACCGCCCTCGGCGGCTGCGAGCCCCAGCTCGAGGTCCACATCAACGCCGCCCTCAACGTCGGCCTCAGCCCGGCCGAGATCGTCGAGGCCCTGCTGCACTCCGCCGTCTACTGCGGCATGCCCCGGGCCCTCAACGCCACCTTCGTCGCCAAGAAGGTCTTCGCCGAACGCGACCTCCTCCCCGTGGTCACCTGA
- a CDS encoding cobalamin biosynthesis protein: MTIERGLVAGVVLDALTGDPRRGHPVAAFGRVAGGLERRMYADSKARGAVFAGLCVLGAAGMGATGIGAVAGTRRTSLLTAAATWAVLGGTSLAREGRAMGEALESGDLEAARIRLPHLCGRDPAALDAKELARATVESVAENTSDAAVAPLFWGAVLGVPGLLAYRAVNTLDAMVGHRSPRYANFGWAAARIDDVANWVPARLTGLLTAACAPIVGGSPRAAYRVLRRDGAEHPSPNAGRCEAAFAGALGVRLGGVNVYESRVEHRPELGDGTAPEPSDIGRAVRLSRAVVLASAALAVCGRVAFRRGRR, translated from the coding sequence ATGACGATCGAGAGGGGTCTGGTCGCCGGCGTGGTTCTGGACGCGCTGACCGGCGATCCGCGGCGTGGCCATCCGGTCGCCGCGTTCGGGCGCGTCGCGGGCGGGCTCGAACGCCGAATGTACGCCGACTCGAAGGCCCGTGGCGCGGTGTTCGCCGGCCTGTGCGTGCTCGGCGCCGCCGGGATGGGCGCCACCGGGATAGGCGCCGTCGCCGGGACTCGCCGGACCTCGCTGCTCACCGCCGCCGCGACCTGGGCCGTGCTCGGCGGCACCTCCCTGGCGCGCGAGGGCCGGGCGATGGGTGAGGCGCTGGAGTCCGGTGACCTGGAGGCCGCCCGCATCCGGCTGCCGCACCTGTGCGGACGCGATCCGGCCGCCCTGGACGCGAAGGAGCTCGCCCGCGCCACCGTCGAGTCGGTCGCGGAGAACACCTCCGATGCCGCCGTCGCGCCGCTGTTCTGGGGGGCCGTCCTCGGGGTGCCCGGCCTGCTCGCCTACCGCGCGGTGAACACCCTCGACGCGATGGTCGGCCATCGCAGTCCCCGGTACGCGAACTTCGGGTGGGCCGCCGCGCGCATCGACGACGTGGCCAACTGGGTGCCGGCGCGGCTCACCGGTCTGCTCACCGCCGCGTGCGCCCCGATCGTCGGCGGCTCACCGCGCGCGGCGTACCGGGTCCTGCGGCGTGACGGCGCCGAGCACCCCAGCCCGAACGCGGGACGCTGCGAGGCGGCGTTCGCCGGCGCGCTCGGCGTACGGCTCGGCGGCGTCAACGTGTACGAGAGCCGCGTCGAGCACCGCCCCGAGCTCGGGGACGGCACCGCACCGGAGCCGTCCGACATCGGCCGCGCGGTGCGGTTGTCCCGCGCGGTCGTGCTCGCCTCGGCCGCGCTGGCCGTCTGCGGGCGGGTGGCGTTCCGACGGGGTCGGCGATGA
- a CDS encoding class I SAM-dependent methyltransferase codes for MRTAGTSLKQRAIKYLVRQAHHPQGVVGWANGWMFAHRPSNRQRNLWAVSLLDVRPTDRVLEIGFGPGVAIAALAGRAKRGHVFGVDHSKAMVRHAARRNAAAIRARRVQLTHASVERLPSFGDPLDAILAVNSVGFWPDPVVRLRELRRLLRPAGRIALVSQPRCPGATRDTTVRAAQELRDLLTEAGFTDTRVNTLDLDPPVAWVLATNPTDMTS; via the coding sequence ATGCGGACAGCAGGTACATCTCTCAAGCAACGCGCGATCAAATACCTGGTGCGCCAGGCCCATCACCCCCAGGGCGTCGTCGGGTGGGCGAACGGCTGGATGTTCGCTCATCGCCCCTCCAACCGGCAGCGCAACCTCTGGGCGGTGTCGTTGCTGGACGTACGGCCCACCGACCGGGTACTCGAGATCGGCTTCGGTCCCGGCGTCGCCATCGCCGCGCTCGCCGGCCGCGCCAAACGGGGCCACGTCTTCGGCGTCGACCACTCGAAGGCCATGGTCCGGCATGCCGCCCGTCGCAACGCCGCCGCCATCCGCGCCCGCCGCGTGCAGCTCACGCACGCCTCCGTGGAGCGGTTGCCGAGCTTCGGCGATCCGCTCGATGCCATCCTCGCCGTCAACTCCGTGGGGTTCTGGCCCGACCCGGTGGTGCGGCTTCGCGAGCTGCGCCGTCTGCTCCGTCCCGCAGGACGCATCGCGCTCGTCAGCCAGCCCCGCTGCCCAGGCGCCACCCGGGACACCACGGTCCGGGCCGCCCAAGAGCTACGGGACCTGCTCACCGAGGCCGGCTTCACCGACACCCGGGTCAATACCCTCGACCTCGACCCTCCCGTCGCCTGGGTGCTCGCCACCAACCCGACCGACATGACCTCATGA
- a CDS encoding MerR family transcriptional regulator — protein MAEQLTIGELASRTGVATSALRYWEELCVLPAPVRVSGQRRYPPSAVGLVGVVLLLRDAGFTLQEVRAFVESRSPAGDGWRELYQRKLTELDQRIAQAQVARTAIAHGLACPHEDIFECANFAGGVAAFLAGSSLEEAHEAIHSH, from the coding sequence ATGGCTGAGCAGTTGACGATCGGCGAGCTGGCGAGCCGCACGGGTGTCGCCACTTCCGCGCTGCGCTACTGGGAAGAACTCTGCGTGCTACCGGCGCCGGTCCGGGTCTCAGGCCAGCGGCGTTATCCGCCATCGGCGGTCGGGCTGGTCGGCGTGGTCCTGCTGCTGCGCGATGCCGGTTTTACGTTGCAGGAGGTCAGAGCGTTCGTCGAGTCTCGTTCGCCGGCCGGCGACGGCTGGCGGGAGCTGTACCAACGCAAGCTCACCGAGCTGGACCAGCGGATCGCCCAGGCCCAGGTGGCGCGCACCGCCATCGCCCATGGCCTGGCATGCCCGCACGAGGACATCTTCGAGTGCGCCAACTTCGCCGGCGGGGTCGCGGCGTTCCTGGCGGGATCTTCTCTCGAAGAGGCTCATGAAGCGATTCATTCGCACTGA
- a CDS encoding cobyric acid synthase, which produces MRGALLVAGTTSDAGKSVLTAGLCRWLARRGVRVAPFKAQNMSLNSMVTADGAEIGRAQVMQAAAARVEPSAHMNPVLLKPGSDRRSQVVVLGRPVAEVDAMGYGEHKARLREVVAASLARLRAEYDVVICEGAGSPAEINLRNGDLANMGLARAADLPVIVVGDIDRGGVFAALYGTVGLLEPEDQRLVAGFVINKFRGAPELLAPGLAQITALTGRDVYGVLPWLDGLGLDVEDSLGLDAARAAVPPREGQGTLRVAVVRLPRISNFTDVDALAAEPGVNVTFARTPGDLADADLVVLPGTRATVSDLGWLHERGLAAEITRRAREGRPVLGICGGYQMLAREILDDVESCAGPVEGLGLLPARVEFAPDKTLRRPTGEAYGERVHAYEIHHGIVAVEGGEPFLDGCRTGAVWGTTWHGALENNGFRRAFLADVARTAGRAFTPAPDTDFAALREAQLDALGDLVENHLDTAALERLIESGAPPGLPVVAPGGPGHPSLNAPAGSRSR; this is translated from the coding sequence ATGAGAGGTGCGCTTCTGGTCGCCGGCACGACCTCGGACGCGGGCAAGAGCGTGCTCACGGCAGGGCTGTGCCGGTGGCTGGCCCGCCGCGGAGTGCGCGTCGCGCCGTTCAAGGCGCAGAACATGTCGCTCAACTCGATGGTCACCGCCGACGGCGCGGAGATCGGGCGGGCGCAGGTCATGCAGGCCGCCGCCGCCCGTGTCGAGCCGTCCGCCCACATGAACCCGGTCCTGCTCAAGCCCGGCAGCGACCGGCGCAGCCAGGTGGTCGTGCTGGGCCGCCCGGTGGCCGAGGTCGACGCGATGGGATACGGCGAGCACAAGGCGCGGCTGCGTGAGGTCGTCGCGGCCAGCCTGGCCAGGCTGCGCGCGGAGTACGACGTCGTGATCTGCGAGGGTGCCGGCAGCCCCGCCGAGATCAACCTCAGGAACGGCGACCTCGCCAACATGGGCCTGGCACGCGCCGCCGACCTGCCGGTGATCGTGGTCGGCGACATCGACCGCGGCGGGGTGTTCGCGGCCCTGTACGGCACGGTGGGGCTGCTGGAGCCGGAGGACCAGCGGCTGGTCGCCGGGTTCGTGATCAACAAGTTCCGTGGCGCGCCCGAGCTGCTCGCGCCCGGCCTCGCCCAGATCACGGCGCTGACCGGACGCGATGTGTACGGCGTGCTGCCCTGGCTGGACGGCCTCGGCCTCGACGTGGAGGACTCGCTCGGGCTGGACGCCGCCCGCGCCGCGGTCCCCCCGCGTGAGGGGCAGGGGACACTGCGCGTCGCGGTCGTACGGCTGCCGCGGATCTCCAACTTCACCGACGTGGACGCGCTGGCGGCCGAGCCGGGCGTGAACGTCACGTTCGCCAGGACGCCCGGCGACCTCGCCGACGCCGACCTCGTCGTGCTCCCCGGCACGCGCGCCACCGTCTCCGACCTCGGCTGGCTGCACGAACGCGGGCTCGCCGCCGAGATCACCCGCCGCGCCCGCGAGGGACGGCCCGTACTCGGGATCTGCGGCGGCTACCAGATGCTCGCGCGGGAGATCCTCGACGACGTCGAGTCGTGCGCGGGCCCGGTCGAGGGCCTCGGCCTCCTGCCGGCACGGGTGGAGTTCGCCCCGGACAAGACACTGCGCAGGCCCACCGGCGAGGCGTACGGCGAGCGGGTGCACGCGTACGAGATCCACCACGGCATCGTGGCCGTGGAGGGCGGCGAACCGTTCCTCGACGGCTGCCGCACCGGTGCGGTGTGGGGCACCACCTGGCACGGCGCGCTGGAGAACAACGGCTTCCGCCGCGCGTTCCTGGCGGACGTCGCGCGTACGGCCGGACGGGCCTTCACGCCCGCACCGGACACCGACTTCGCCGCGCTGCGCGAGGCCCAGCTCGACGCCCTCGGCGACCTGGTGGAGAACCACCTCGACACCGCCGCGCTGGAG